One Marinilabiliales bacterium DNA segment encodes these proteins:
- a CDS encoding VWA domain-containing protein — protein sequence MSFAYPEFLWLLLLIPLMTAWYLIRQRNRYPALRVSGLHWAEKAPVTVRHYIRYFLFAFRMIAAAFLVIVLARPQTHDIWEEIETEGIDIMIALDISSSMLAEDFKPNRMEAARDIATEFIAGRRNDRIGLVIFSGESFTQCPLTSDHAVLVNLLREVEIGMIEDGTAIGMGLATAVNRLRSSDTQSRIIILLTDGVNNRGAIDPLTAANIAATFGIRVYTVGVGSRGPAPFPVRTPRGIQYQSIEADIDEDVLIEIAEITGGSYFRAEDEDALIEIYSEIDELEKSFIDVRHFSSTREEYAVFALLAGVLLLAEWLMRLLVVRSIP from the coding sequence ATAAGTTTCGCATATCCTGAGTTTTTGTGGCTTCTGCTCCTGATACCACTGATGACGGCCTGGTACCTGATCAGGCAGAGAAACCGCTATCCGGCGCTTCGCGTCAGCGGCCTGCACTGGGCAGAAAAAGCTCCTGTTACGGTGCGGCACTACATTCGGTATTTCCTTTTCGCATTCCGGATGATTGCTGCAGCCTTCCTTGTGATAGTGCTGGCCAGGCCCCAGACCCATGATATATGGGAAGAGATAGAGACAGAGGGGATAGATATCATGATTGCACTGGATATTTCAAGCAGCATGCTGGCCGAGGACTTCAAGCCCAACAGGATGGAGGCGGCGCGTGATATAGCTACTGAGTTTATAGCAGGGAGAAGGAATGACAGGATAGGGCTTGTGATCTTCAGCGGCGAAAGCTTCACACAGTGTCCGCTTACCTCAGACCATGCGGTGCTGGTAAATCTTCTTCGAGAGGTTGAGATAGGTATGATTGAAGATGGTACGGCAATAGGGATGGGACTGGCAACGGCTGTGAACCGTCTGCGCAGCAGCGATACGCAAAGCAGGATCATAATATTGCTTACCGACGGGGTCAACAACAGGGGGGCCATAGACCCGTTGACCGCAGCCAATATTGCTGCCACCTTCGGCATAAGAGTCTATACTGTGGGGGTGGGCAGCAGGGGCCCGGCACCCTTCCCTGTCAGGACACCTCGCGGGATACAGTACCAGAGCATAGAGGCTGACATTGACGAAGATGTCCTGATAGAGATAGCTGAGATAACAGGAGGAAGTTACTTCAGGGCTGAAGACGAGGATGCCCTGATTGAGATATATTCTGAAATAGATGAGCTTGAAAAGTCGTTTATCGATGTCAGGCACTTCTCTTCAACAAGGGAAGAGTATGCGGTGTTTGCATTGCTGGCAGGGGTGCTGCTGCTGGCCGAATGGCTGATGAGGTTACTGGTGGTGCGCAGCATACCATGA
- a CDS encoding VWA domain-containing protein yields MFEFENSELLWYLWVIPALVVIFVLARHMRRRSVRRFGDPRLIATLMPEVSGSRPVLKFMLFTLSLTFIILALAGPRFGSRLEEVRREGVEIIIALDVSNSMLAEDLSPNRLERAKMAISRMLATLRNDRVGLIVFAGDAYVQVPITGDYAAARMILENINTGIVPVQGTAIGRAISLAARSFTPGTEASRVLIIISDGEDHEDDPVAAAVAAREQGITIHTIGIGRPEGAPIPLGDGQSRFLTDEDGNTVITRLDEATLRSIAMSGEGVYIRAGSSGTGLSTIMEEIGKMEMAEMEEMVYTEFDERFQYMAAIALILLVIDFLVLNRKNSLLGRIKLFG; encoded by the coding sequence ATGTTTGAATTTGAAAACAGTGAGCTGTTATGGTACCTCTGGGTGATCCCGGCGCTGGTTGTTATCTTTGTGCTGGCCAGGCATATGAGGAGGAGGTCTGTCAGGCGATTTGGAGATCCCCGGCTGATTGCCACTCTCATGCCTGAGGTATCGGGGAGCCGTCCGGTACTGAAATTCATGCTTTTTACCTTGTCCCTGACTTTTATAATACTGGCGTTGGCAGGACCACGGTTCGGTTCCAGGCTGGAGGAGGTCAGGAGGGAAGGTGTTGAGATAATAATCGCACTGGATGTTTCAAACAGTATGCTTGCCGAGGATCTCAGCCCCAACAGGCTTGAAAGGGCCAAAATGGCGATCTCACGCATGCTGGCCACCCTGCGTAATGACCGGGTTGGCCTCATAGTATTTGCCGGCGATGCATACGTTCAGGTTCCCATTACGGGCGATTACGCTGCTGCAAGGATGATCCTGGAGAACATCAACACCGGTATTGTGCCGGTTCAGGGTACGGCAATAGGCAGGGCCATTTCGCTTGCCGCGCGTTCTTTTACACCGGGGACGGAGGCAAGCAGGGTGCTGATCATAATATCAGACGGCGAAGACCATGAAGATGATCCGGTTGCTGCCGCGGTTGCTGCCAGGGAGCAGGGCATCACGATACATACCATCGGAATAGGAAGGCCTGAGGGTGCACCCATACCGCTGGGAGACGGTCAATCACGGTTTTTAACCGATGAGGACGGGAACACCGTTATCACCCGTCTCGATGAAGCAACCCTGAGGTCGATCGCCATGTCGGGCGAGGGTGTTTACATCAGGGCAGGCTCCTCGGGAACGGGACTTAGCACTATAATGGAGGAGATCGGAAAGATGGAGATGGCTGAGATGGAAGAGATGGTTTACACTGAGTTCGATGAGCGGTTCCAGTACATGGCTGCCATTGCACTCATTCTGCTGGTGATCGATTTCCTGGTCCTGAACAGGAAAAACAGCCTGCTGGGCCGGATAAAACTGTTTGGTTAA
- a CDS encoding aerotolerance regulator BatC: MVKDRRAGEIKYEWFILNRIVSIKYQCIMQIFNGTMIKGALWLALTVLVLGTGTLQVSAQQGRRHIREGNRLYHKELFDESELSYRRALESDENSPQARFNLGNSLYKQERFEEAARHFGELADEVDEPRNRSKVYHNLGNSMLMMEQVEQSIEAYKEALRNNPLDDETRYNLAFAQNLLDQMNDGQPEGGDDQQEGEEGDDRHDGQGDDEGDDRDQERDDEGTGEEGEDREQQQQQQQRPDQISPEDALRMLEAAEREEQRVQEKLMEQEEQVQRARSGRNW; the protein is encoded by the coding sequence TTGGTTAAGGATCGCCGGGCAGGAGAAATTAAATATGAATGGTTTATTTTGAACCGTATAGTTAGTATAAAATATCAGTGCATTATGCAAATCTTTAATGGAACAATGATAAAGGGAGCCCTGTGGCTTGCACTGACGGTTTTGGTTCTTGGCACAGGAACCCTGCAGGTAAGCGCCCAGCAGGGCAGGCGCCATATCCGTGAAGGCAACAGGCTTTATCATAAGGAGCTGTTCGATGAATCTGAGCTCTCTTACAGACGGGCTCTAGAGAGTGATGAAAATTCACCCCAGGCAAGGTTCAACCTTGGCAATTCGCTTTACAAGCAGGAAAGGTTTGAAGAGGCTGCCCGGCACTTCGGCGAACTTGCCGATGAGGTTGATGAGCCACGGAACCGTTCAAAGGTATATCACAACCTGGGAAACTCGATGCTGATGATGGAGCAGGTAGAGCAGAGCATAGAGGCGTACAAGGAGGCTTTGAGGAATAATCCGCTTGACGACGAGACCAGGTATAACCTGGCTTTTGCCCAGAACCTTCTTGATCAGATGAATGACGGGCAGCCGGAAGGCGGTGATGATCAGCAGGAAGGTGAAGAAGGAGATGACAGACACGACGGGCAGGGCGATGACGAGGGTGATGACCGTGACCAGGAGAGAGACGATGAAGGCACCGGTGAGGAAGGCGAGGACCGTGAACAGCAGCAACAGCAACAGCAGAGGCCAGACCAGATATCTCCTGAAGATGCGTTAAGGATGCTCGAGGCTGCCGAGAGGGAAGAGCAACGTGTCCAGGAGAAACTGATGGAGCAGGAGGAACAGGTACAAAGGGCACGGTCGGGGAGAAACTGGTAG
- a CDS encoding protein BatD produces the protein MTGKTKMFKVLKNFSCTCIGQAVFCRTAGTALLVLALLLSFKTAGAGEIEFRASSPPTTAVGQQFRLTYTLNAQGSDLRLPDLGSFRLLSGPSTSSSRSVQIIDGEMTQVVSVTYTYVLQATEEGSFTLGPASVSVGTERYESNPVTIEVTADSDGQSALPSRPGDQAAPGTPAPPAGEDIFVRLITDRQEVYQGEGIVVTVKLYSKLDLTGIENVRFPSFSSFFQQDIETPQLRTLDREVVDGEIYGTGILRRFIIFPQRSGEIMIEPFEMDAMVRQRTGRRGSLFDDFFGGFETRRIPVRSSPVNLTVKPLPPQRPDGFTGGVGNFTLDVDIDSRETGTNEAVSLRVTLSGNGNPGLMGRPAIDFPPTFEVYDPSVRQNISNSIRGQEGSITYEYLMIPRSEGNYRIPPVRFSYFDPHDGSYQTLSSDELNLTVHRSDTPEGDPPVTGFAREDIRVIGRDIRFIRTGSVIFREAGYDPFGNFRLYLWFLLPLALFIVMVVVQRKKIADRADIARVKNRRARKMAGRRLKIAGRYMKQNKQQRFFEEVLRAHWGYLSDKLLIPVAGLNAGKAKSELLERGVPAGLVDRLMTVISQCEYARYAPPSSLPGMDEIYNDSVKAISEIEQKIRK, from the coding sequence ATGACCGGAAAAACAAAAATGTTCAAAGTATTGAAGAATTTTTCCTGCACCTGCATTGGGCAGGCCGTTTTTTGCAGGACGGCCGGTACAGCTTTGCTGGTGCTTGCCCTCCTGCTCTCTTTCAAAACCGCCGGGGCCGGAGAGATAGAATTCAGGGCGTCATCTCCGCCCACAACGGCAGTGGGGCAGCAGTTCAGGCTTACCTACACGCTCAATGCACAGGGCAGTGACCTGAGGCTGCCGGACCTGGGCAGCTTCAGGCTTCTGTCCGGTCCATCCACATCAAGCAGCCGGAGCGTGCAGATCATTGACGGGGAGATGACACAGGTGGTATCGGTCACTTACACCTATGTGCTGCAGGCAACCGAAGAAGGTAGCTTCACATTAGGCCCCGCATCGGTCAGCGTAGGCACGGAACGTTATGAAAGCAACCCGGTCACCATCGAAGTCACTGCCGACAGTGACGGACAGAGCGCTTTGCCTTCAAGGCCGGGAGATCAGGCTGCACCCGGCACCCCGGCGCCTCCGGCCGGAGAGGACATTTTTGTTCGTTTGATTACCGACAGGCAGGAGGTTTACCAGGGAGAAGGGATCGTTGTGACGGTAAAGCTGTACTCAAAGCTGGACCTCACCGGTATAGAGAACGTGAGGTTCCCTTCATTCAGCAGTTTTTTCCAGCAGGATATTGAGACACCCCAGCTGCGCACCCTTGACCGTGAAGTGGTTGACGGCGAGATTTACGGTACGGGTATCCTGAGGCGCTTCATTATATTCCCGCAGAGGAGCGGTGAGATAATGATAGAGCCGTTTGAGATGGATGCGATGGTGCGGCAGCGCACCGGCAGGAGGGGAAGCCTTTTCGACGATTTTTTCGGGGGATTTGAGACCAGGCGGATACCGGTAAGAAGCAGCCCCGTTAACTTAACCGTCAAACCCCTGCCTCCGCAGAGGCCTGACGGATTTACAGGTGGTGTCGGTAATTTCACGCTTGATGTTGACATCGACAGCAGGGAGACGGGTACCAACGAGGCGGTAAGCTTACGTGTGACCCTTTCGGGGAACGGCAATCCCGGACTTATGGGGCGGCCGGCAATTGATTTCCCCCCCACCTTTGAGGTGTACGACCCCTCGGTGCGTCAGAACATCAGCAACAGCATCCGTGGCCAGGAGGGGAGCATCACATACGAGTACCTTATGATACCAAGGTCGGAAGGAAACTACAGGATACCACCTGTAAGGTTCAGCTACTTCGATCCGCATGACGGCAGCTATCAAACACTTAGCTCAGATGAGCTGAACCTCACAGTGCACCGCAGCGACACCCCTGAAGGCGACCCCCCGGTTACCGGGTTTGCCAGGGAGGATATAAGGGTCATTGGCAGGGATATAAGGTTCATCAGGACGGGTTCGGTCATCTTCAGGGAGGCGGGATACGACCCTTTTGGCAACTTCAGACTCTATCTCTGGTTCCTCTTGCCGCTTGCCCTCTTTATAGTAATGGTAGTTGTCCAGCGGAAAAAAATAGCAGACCGTGCTGATATTGCCAGGGTGAAGAACCGCAGGGCGAGGAAGATGGCAGGCAGGAGACTAAAGATTGCCGGCAGGTATATGAAACAGAATAAGCAGCAACGGTTCTTCGAAGAGGTGCTGAGGGCACACTGGGGCTACCTCAGTGACAAGCTGTTAATTCCGGTAGCCGGCCTCAACGCAGGGAAGGCTAAAAGTGAACTGCTGGAGAGAGGCGTGCCCGCCGGTCTTGTCGACAGGCTGATGACAGTTATCAGCCAGTGCGAGTATGCCAGGTATGCGCCGCCCTCATCCCTGCCAGGAATGGATGAGATATACAACGATTCTGTGAAAGCCATTTCAGAAATTGAGCAAAAAATCAGAAAATGA